The proteins below come from a single Natranaerofaba carboxydovora genomic window:
- a CDS encoding thiazole synthase, which produces MDTFKIGGKELKSRLIVGTGKYPRKSMISEVIKSSGTEVITLALRRVDINSEDENILNYIDDSCVLMPNTSGATTADEAVKIARIAKAAGCGDWVKIEVIKDNKFLLPDNYETLKASETLVKEGFKVFPYVTPELAVAKELENVGVEAVMPLGAPIGTNKGLETRELIKILISEINLPIIVDAGIGRPSQAAEAMELGCEAVMVNTAIATSQDPPLMADAFGRGVEAGRKAFLAKNPQVKDKAEASSPLTGFLSED; this is translated from the coding sequence ATGGATACTTTTAAAATTGGAGGAAAAGAGTTAAAAAGTAGGTTGATTGTAGGGACCGGTAAGTATCCTAGAAAAAGTATGATTAGTGAAGTGATTAAGAGTTCTGGTACAGAAGTTATCACTTTAGCTTTGAGAAGGGTTGACATCAATTCAGAAGATGAGAATATATTAAATTACATTGATGATAGCTGTGTTTTGATGCCAAACACATCCGGTGCAACGACAGCAGATGAAGCGGTCAAAATAGCCAGGATAGCAAAGGCTGCTGGCTGTGGTGATTGGGTTAAGATAGAAGTTATAAAAGATAATAAGTTTTTGTTACCTGATAACTACGAAACCCTTAAAGCTTCTGAGACTTTGGTAAAAGAAGGATTTAAGGTTTTCCCATATGTTACCCCGGAGCTAGCTGTGGCCAAAGAACTAGAAAACGTTGGAGTGGAAGCTGTTATGCCTCTTGGTGCTCCGATAGGAACAAATAAAGGACTTGAGACAAGAGAACTTATAAAGATCTTGATATCGGAGATTAACCTTCCAATCATAGTTGATGCCGGTATAGGCAGGCCATCACAGGCAGCAGAAGCAATGGAGCTTGGTTGTGAAGCTGTGATGGTCAATACCGCAATTGCTACTTCACAAGATCCGCCACTAATGGCTGATGCCTTTGGACGAGGGGTAGAAGCTGGGAGGAAAGCTTTTCTTGCAAAGAACCCACAGGTAAAAGACAAAGCTGAAGCAAGTTCACCTTTGACAGGATTTTTATCAGAGGATTAA
- the thiH gene encoding 2-iminoacetate synthase ThiH, translating to MSFKDIYSKYKDMELDKILREISKTRVEMALDKEYPDENDYLALLSPAAESYLEPMARKAHELTVRNFGRAIVLYTPLYLSDYCSNKCIYCGFRADNSFDRKKLTYEEVEKEGKAISKTDIRHILILTGESEKHTDLEYLKNCVKILKKYFSSITVEIYPMTTEGYKELVTEGVDGLTIYQETYDEDIYHKVHLKGPKRDYDFRLDAPERGLEAGIRRINIGALFGLSPWRKEAFFTGLHAWYLQNKYTEAEVYISFPRLRPFKGEDLDYIHRVTDKNMVQMMLASRLFLPRVGLNLSTREAPELRENLLPLGVTRMSAGSVTAVGGYSGEDSGVEQFEVADHRSVDEIKSLLLKHRYQPVLKDWEMLS from the coding sequence TTGAGCTTTAAAGATATATATAGCAAATACAAGGACATGGAACTTGATAAAATACTTCGAGAGATATCCAAAACCAGGGTGGAGATGGCTTTGGATAAAGAATATCCAGATGAAAATGACTATCTTGCTTTGTTATCTCCTGCGGCAGAAAGCTATCTTGAGCCTATGGCTAGAAAAGCTCATGAATTAACAGTTAGAAATTTTGGAAGAGCTATAGTACTTTATACACCTTTGTATTTGAGTGATTATTGTTCTAACAAATGCATTTATTGTGGTTTTAGAGCTGACAATAGTTTTGACAGAAAAAAACTAACCTATGAAGAAGTAGAAAAAGAAGGTAAAGCAATAAGTAAGACAGATATAAGACATATATTAATACTGACTGGTGAATCCGAAAAACATACTGACCTGGAATACCTAAAAAACTGTGTAAAAATCCTAAAAAAATACTTCTCTTCGATTACCGTTGAAATATACCCTATGACCACTGAAGGTTATAAAGAACTAGTGACAGAAGGAGTTGATGGACTTACTATCTATCAAGAAACTTATGATGAAGATATTTATCACAAAGTCCATCTAAAAGGACCTAAAAGAGATTATGATTTCCGTCTAGATGCCCCGGAGCGAGGCCTTGAAGCTGGGATAAGAAGGATTAACATTGGCGCTCTCTTTGGGCTTAGTCCCTGGAGAAAAGAAGCTTTCTTTACTGGTCTACATGCCTGGTATCTACAGAACAAATACACAGAAGCAGAAGTTTATATTTCATTTCCCAGGCTTAGACCTTTTAAGGGGGAAGATTTGGATTATATCCATAGGGTGACTGATAAAAATATGGTGCAGATGATGCTTGCATCCAGGCTGTTTTTGCCAAGGGTTGGTCTAAACCTATCTACAAGAGAAGCGCCAGAGCTTAGAGAGAACCTTCTGCCTTTGGGAGTTACCAGGATGTCAGCAGGCTCTGTCACTGCAGTAGGTGGATATTCCGGGGAAGACAGCGGGGTAGAACAATTTGAAGTTGCAGATCATAGGTCTGTAGATGAAATAAAATCTCTTTTATTAAAGCATAGGTATCAACCTGTTCTAAAAGACTGGGAGATGTTATCATAG
- the thiE gene encoding thiamine phosphate synthase — translation MIMAKIKTDEILGTDIYAITAEEYSRGRDNIEVVKEMLDGGIKLIQYREKKKPAGEKLEQCKKIRKLTKEAGCKFIVNDDVDIAMLVGADGIHVGQDDLPVNEIRKLVGEEMLIGLSTHSPKQAKEAASSGADYIGVGPVFKTNTKEDVVEPVGLSYVDYVYKNMDIPFVAIGGIKKHNIQEVMEKGAYCFAMVTEIVEADDIPDRIEKIRELLHQ, via the coding sequence ATGATTATGGCAAAAATTAAGACTGACGAAATTCTGGGGACAGATATATACGCCATCACAGCAGAAGAATACTCAAGAGGAAGAGATAATATTGAAGTAGTTAAAGAAATGCTAGATGGCGGGATAAAATTAATCCAATATAGAGAAAAGAAAAAGCCAGCAGGGGAAAAGCTAGAACAGTGTAAAAAAATAAGAAAGTTAACAAAAGAAGCTGGTTGTAAGTTTATCGTAAATGATGATGTGGATATTGCTATGCTTGTGGGGGCAGATGGAATTCATGTTGGTCAAGATGACCTGCCAGTTAACGAGATAAGAAAGCTTGTTGGCGAAGAGATGTTAATAGGCCTTTCTACACACTCGCCCAAGCAGGCTAAAGAAGCTGCTAGTTCAGGCGCTGATTATATAGGGGTGGGCCCTGTGTTTAAGACAAACACAAAAGAAGATGTTGTAGAGCCAGTTGGCCTTTCGTACGTTGATTATGTTTACAAGAACATGGACATACCTTTTGTAGCTATTGGTGGCATCAAAAAACATAATATACAAGAAGTTATGGAAAAAGGTGCTTATTGTTTTGCCATGGTTACAGAAATTGTTGAAGCAGATGACATACCAGATAGAATTGAAAAAATAAGAGAGTTACTCCATCAGTAA
- a CDS encoding alanine/glycine:cation symporter family protein, whose amino-acid sequence MENILAYIFNLLDYIEEINETVNAIVWGPPFMVLLIGTGLYLSIRLEFFQFTHLGHAWRKSFGTIFTRDKSKEKGEITSFQAVSSAMAATIGVGNIAGVSTALASGGPGAIFWMWISALVGMATKFGEAALGVKFRNKNIDGSYSGGVMQYIENGLGSPWKFLAVIYALLAGLAAFGIGNMVQANTMAGALSDFGIPSHVTGILAIILVGLVTLGGVKRIASIAAKIVPIMTLLYIAGSLLIIILNFQAMPATFARIFTDAFTGSAAAGGFAGATVSTAIRYGFARGIFSNEAGLGAASIVHAQAKNSPTNQGMWGIWEVFIDTIVVATMTSLVILSTGALEKGESEAALAATGFELGLPGPGNVIVLASLVLFSYTTMLTWNFYGEKSWEYILGRKIVVPYRLIFLVFLFVGSIGGLELVWGIADTLNGLMAAPNLLALFILGGVLVKEKSDYLKKL is encoded by the coding sequence ATGGAAAACATTTTAGCATATATATTTAACTTATTAGATTACATAGAAGAAATTAATGAAACAGTAAATGCAATAGTATGGGGACCACCTTTTATGGTTCTTCTCATAGGCACAGGTTTATATTTAAGCATAAGGCTTGAATTCTTTCAGTTTACCCATCTTGGCCATGCCTGGAGAAAAAGCTTTGGCACTATTTTTACCAGAGACAAAAGTAAAGAAAAAGGAGAGATCACTTCTTTTCAAGCAGTATCATCAGCTATGGCAGCTACTATAGGTGTAGGTAATATAGCAGGTGTAAGCACTGCTCTAGCTAGTGGAGGTCCCGGGGCAATATTTTGGATGTGGATATCAGCACTTGTTGGTATGGCTACAAAATTTGGAGAAGCAGCTTTAGGGGTTAAGTTTAGAAACAAAAATATAGACGGATCTTATTCCGGGGGTGTAATGCAGTACATTGAAAATGGACTCGGCAGTCCGTGGAAATTCTTGGCTGTTATATATGCATTACTTGCAGGGCTAGCTGCATTTGGTATAGGTAACATGGTCCAGGCAAATACTATGGCAGGTGCCTTATCAGATTTTGGTATCCCCTCACATGTCACCGGGATTCTTGCAATAATTTTGGTAGGACTAGTAACTTTGGGTGGGGTGAAAAGAATAGCAAGCATTGCTGCCAAAATAGTACCAATTATGACCCTTTTATATATAGCGGGATCCCTTTTAATCATTATACTAAACTTTCAAGCCATGCCTGCCACCTTCGCTAGAATTTTCACCGATGCTTTTACCGGAAGTGCTGCTGCAGGGGGGTTTGCCGGCGCCACTGTAAGTACAGCTATAAGATACGGCTTTGCTAGAGGTATTTTTTCAAACGAAGCAGGCCTTGGCGCAGCATCTATAGTTCACGCCCAAGCCAAAAATAGTCCTACCAATCAAGGAATGTGGGGTATTTGGGAGGTCTTTATAGATACAATTGTTGTTGCCACAATGACGTCCCTGGTTATTCTATCGACAGGTGCCCTTGAGAAGGGCGAAAGTGAGGCTGCTCTTGCTGCTACTGGATTTGAACTTGGACTTCCGGGTCCTGGAAACGTCATAGTACTCGCGAGCCTGGTGCTTTTTTCGTATACCACAATGTTAACCTGGAATTTTTATGGTGAAAAAAGCTGGGAATATATACTGGGACGAAAAATAGTCGTTCCTTATAGATTGATATTTTTAGTTTTTTTATTTGTCGGTTCTATTGGCGGCCTAGAATTAGTATGGGGCATAGCAGATACACTAAATGGCCTCATGGCTGCACCAAATCTACTTGCATTATTTATATTAGGAGGAGTTTTGGTCAAAGAGAAAAGTGATTACCTTAAAAAACTTTGA
- the argS gene encoding arginine--tRNA ligase, giving the protein MRIFKEELINRLVELVELSSEEISELLEIPPDPEMGDLAFPCFKLAKVRKKNPAEIASDLENSFEKDDYFAEIKAAGPYLNFLFNKEKLAELTINQVMNQGEDYGNSDEGRGRTVVIDFSSPNIAKPFGIGHLRSTVIGNALYNIYEKLGYNVIGINHLGDWGTQFGKLISAYLKWGDEEELNKDPIDYLYKLYTRYHQEEENSEELEEEGREWFRKLEAGDDEASRLWEKFRSLSLDEFKRIYDRLGVSFDSYRGEAYYNKYLDETIEKIVKSGIARESEGALVVDIDDEEDMPPCLLRKRDGATLYATRDICAAIKRYEEYKFEKCLYVVGDDQKLHFKQVFGVLDKMGYDFASSCEHIAFGLIRFKEGKMSTRMGNIIFLEDVLDKAKTLALDVIKEKNPDLENKEEVSEMVGVGAVIFGDLSNDRIKEVTFDWNKILDFNGETAPYLQYTHARICSILRKAKEDYNLESIKLLTGDYEQEVIKKIAGFEDILKRTRELNKPHILARYLLDLAKVYNRFYNKCPILNETADVKMARLALCDCVRQVLKNGLSLMGIKTPDAM; this is encoded by the coding sequence ATGAGAATATTTAAGGAAGAACTTATAAATAGACTTGTGGAACTTGTGGAACTATCTTCTGAAGAGATATCAGAGCTGTTAGAGATACCACCAGATCCAGAGATGGGAGATCTAGCTTTTCCATGTTTTAAACTCGCCAAGGTTAGGAAGAAAAACCCAGCCGAAATTGCAAGTGACCTTGAGAATAGTTTCGAAAAAGATGATTATTTTGCTGAAATAAAAGCAGCGGGACCTTATCTAAATTTTCTTTTCAACAAAGAAAAACTTGCTGAACTAACTATCAATCAGGTGATGAACCAGGGTGAAGATTATGGTAATAGTGATGAGGGAAGAGGAAGGACCGTGGTGATAGATTTTTCTTCGCCTAATATTGCCAAGCCTTTTGGTATTGGACATTTAAGGTCTACGGTAATAGGAAATGCGCTGTATAATATTTATGAGAAGTTAGGCTACAATGTGATCGGGATTAACCATTTAGGTGATTGGGGGACTCAATTTGGCAAGTTGATATCTGCCTACCTAAAGTGGGGAGACGAAGAAGAGCTGAACAAAGACCCTATTGATTATCTATACAAACTTTATACCAGATATCATCAGGAAGAAGAAAACTCAGAAGAACTTGAAGAAGAGGGTCGTGAATGGTTTAGAAAATTAGAAGCTGGTGATGATGAAGCAAGCAGATTATGGGAAAAATTTCGAAGCCTCAGCTTAGATGAATTTAAACGAATATATGATAGGCTTGGGGTTTCTTTTGATAGCTATCGGGGAGAAGCTTATTATAATAAATATCTTGATGAGACAATCGAAAAGATTGTTAAAAGTGGCATAGCAAGGGAAAGCGAAGGAGCTCTTGTAGTAGATATTGATGATGAAGAAGATATGCCTCCATGTTTACTTAGAAAAAGAGACGGAGCTACTTTGTATGCAACCAGGGATATATGTGCTGCTATAAAAAGATATGAAGAATATAAATTTGAAAAATGCCTGTACGTTGTTGGTGATGATCAAAAGCTTCACTTTAAGCAGGTTTTTGGTGTGCTAGATAAGATGGGTTATGATTTTGCCAGTTCTTGTGAACATATCGCTTTTGGCTTGATTAGGTTTAAAGAGGGAAAAATGTCTACCAGGATGGGTAATATTATATTTTTGGAAGATGTTTTGGATAAGGCGAAAACACTAGCTCTAGATGTTATCAAGGAAAAAAACCCTGATCTAGAGAATAAAGAGGAAGTAAGTGAAATGGTTGGCGTAGGAGCAGTGATTTTTGGAGATTTGAGTAATGACAGAATAAAAGAAGTTACATTTGATTGGAACAAAATCCTTGACTTTAATGGTGAAACAGCACCTTATCTACAATACACTCATGCCAGGATCTGCAGTATACTTAGAAAAGCCAAAGAAGATTATAACCTAGAATCTATAAAACTATTAACAGGGGACTATGAACAGGAAGTTATCAAAAAAATAGCAGGCTTTGAAGATATTTTGAAAAGAACTAGGGAACTAAATAAACCGCATATACTTGCAAGGTATTTGTTAGATCTTGCGAAGGTATATAATCGTTTTTACAATAAATGTCCTATTTTGAACGAAACAGCAGATGTAAAAATGGCAAGGCTTGCTCTTTGTGATTGTGTTAGACAGGTTCTAAAGAATGGTCTTTCCCTAATGGGTATTAAGACACCTGATGCTATGTAA
- a CDS encoding pyruvate kinase alpha/beta domain-containing protein: MVYFEKAGQENTQMALEYSVDRAKELGIKHIVVASHTGRTINELLDLLEQKGLKDELNVSCVTHHVGYREPGKFEMDDEVVKRLEKENIKMLTTTHLFANIERDITNKIGGLYPGGIISATLRCFGQGVKVCFEISVMALDAGLIPYGEDVITIGGKGRGADTSVIIAPAHAKNFFDTKLKEIICMPRD, from the coding sequence ATGGTATATTTTGAAAAAGCAGGTCAAGAAAATACTCAAATGGCCCTTGAATATTCTGTAGACAGAGCTAAAGAACTTGGCATTAAACATATAGTGGTAGCATCACATACAGGAAGAACAATTAATGAATTATTAGATTTGTTAGAACAAAAAGGCTTGAAAGATGAACTAAATGTATCTTGTGTAACTCATCATGTTGGGTATAGAGAGCCTGGAAAGTTCGAAATGGATGATGAAGTTGTAAAGCGTCTTGAAAAAGAAAATATAAAGATGCTAACAACAACTCATTTATTTGCCAACATTGAAAGAGACATAACAAACAAGATCGGAGGACTTTATCCAGGAGGAATTATTTCAGCTACTCTAAGGTGTTTTGGCCAGGGAGTAAAAGTATGTTTTGAGATTTCTGTCATGGCACTAGATGCAGGACTAATTCCATATGGGGAGGATGTTATTACAATAGGAGGGAAGGGAAGAGGTGCTGATACTTCTGTAATAATTGCACCGGCTCATGCAAAGAATTTTTTTGATACAAAACTAAAAGAAATTATTTGTATGCCAAGAGATTAA
- a CDS encoding tetraprenyl-beta-curcumene synthase family protein codes for MITKSKTTGIIYDFVSKIFPLVEQELNHWRDIIRAAPDKELAKQGLFSIEDKKFHALGGSVFALYNEDYKKTITSLITSYQTISDYLDNLCDRTGIYSKKAFSKLHDSMFDALSLDEVEGGYYKYFPYKDDGDYLTYLVQNCRDKINKFSRYSFVEEDIKYFIGLYRDLQVLKHIEPAKRESELINWFQKYKIIYPDIRWWEFSCASGSTLLVFALTVLSTRDDFGQEEKEKIINAYFPWICGFHIMLDYYIDQKEDEIEGDLNLVSFYHDEKEQEDRLLFFCEKSLEEAAKLPESEFHLAVVKGMISLYLSDPKVKLQGLQNTAKRILKAGGNDTRLMYYLCMVLRTAKKI; via the coding sequence TTGATTACTAAATCTAAAACTACGGGTATTATATATGACTTTGTAAGTAAAATTTTTCCTTTAGTTGAACAAGAACTAAATCACTGGCGGGATATAATAAGAGCAGCCCCTGATAAAGAACTAGCTAAACAGGGGCTTTTTAGTATTGAAGATAAAAAATTTCATGCTCTTGGAGGCAGTGTTTTTGCATTATATAATGAAGATTACAAAAAAACTATTACAAGCTTGATAACTTCCTATCAAACTATAAGTGATTATTTAGATAATCTTTGTGATAGAACTGGCATATACTCCAAAAAAGCATTTAGTAAACTTCATGATTCGATGTTTGACGCACTTAGCCTAGATGAAGTAGAAGGCGGTTATTATAAATATTTTCCTTATAAAGATGATGGTGACTATTTAACTTATCTTGTACAAAATTGCAGGGATAAAATTAACAAGTTTTCAAGATATTCTTTTGTGGAAGAGGATATAAAATATTTTATAGGCCTTTACAGAGACCTTCAGGTTTTAAAACATATTGAACCTGCAAAAAGGGAAAGCGAACTAATTAATTGGTTTCAAAAATACAAGATTATTTATCCTGATATTAGGTGGTGGGAGTTTTCATGTGCTTCTGGTTCAACACTTCTTGTGTTTGCGCTTACTGTTCTTTCTACTAGAGATGATTTTGGCCAGGAGGAAAAAGAGAAAATTATCAATGCTTATTTTCCCTGGATCTGTGGTTTTCATATTATGTTGGATTATTATATTGACCAAAAAGAAGATGAGATAGAAGGAGATTTGAATCTGGTAAGTTTTTATCATGATGAAAAAGAGCAGGAAGATAGATTGTTATTTTTTTGTGAAAAATCTTTGGAAGAGGCAGCCAAGTTACCTGAAAGTGAATTTCACCTGGCTGTGGTTAAGGGTATGATTTCACTATATCTTTCTGACCCAAAAGTTAAACTGCAGGGACTTCAGAATACGGCAAAAAGAATCCTTAAAGCAGGTGGGAATGATACTCGATTGATGTATTATCTTTGCATGGTACTTCGGACTGCAAAAAAAATATAA
- a CDS encoding polyprenyl synthetase family protein, producing MTLETSLKSRLFDSPELKKVEERLERFANSQYKETAELTTPFLIGRGKKLRPLLTILCSTFYKPFDDNNIDIAIAGELIHTASLIHDDIVDEAKARRGVPTINHKRGNQMAVLSGDYLFAKAFELLAPYNSSKILKTMTTAVREMSQGEICQLQNLYNTEVTREDYFDYIYKKTASLISACCEAGAIIGEAPIDKIKIIRNFGIHLGLAFQIIDDLLDFTAKPLNVGKPTKKDLGQGNITIPIIYLFETSKDGEKVKEIINNRELTRENLEYITSLLYSNGAISYTYSLAKEEIKKAIICLEEMPDVEVKKTLSRLTYFISERKE from the coding sequence ATGACTTTAGAAACTTCATTAAAAAGCAGATTATTTGACTCTCCAGAACTAAAAAAAGTTGAAGAAAGACTAGAGCGATTTGCTAATAGCCAGTATAAAGAAACAGCTGAACTTACTACACCCTTTTTAATAGGTCGAGGGAAAAAATTAAGGCCTTTATTAACTATCTTATGTTCCACTTTTTACAAACCTTTTGACGACAACAACATTGATATAGCAATTGCGGGAGAGTTGATTCACACTGCATCCCTTATTCATGATGATATAGTAGATGAAGCAAAAGCTAGGCGCGGGGTCCCTACAATCAATCACAAACGAGGGAATCAAATGGCCGTGTTAAGCGGAGATTATTTATTTGCTAAAGCATTTGAACTTTTAGCACCATATAACTCTTCAAAAATACTTAAAACAATGACCACCGCTGTTAGGGAGATGAGCCAGGGAGAAATCTGCCAGCTGCAAAATCTCTATAACACTGAGGTAACAAGGGAAGATTATTTTGACTATATTTATAAGAAAACTGCAAGTCTTATCTCTGCCTGCTGCGAAGCAGGGGCGATAATAGGGGAAGCTCCAATAGATAAAATCAAGATAATACGAAATTTCGGCATACATCTAGGATTAGCTTTTCAGATTATAGATGATTTGCTAGACTTTACGGCTAAGCCTCTAAATGTAGGTAAGCCTACCAAAAAAGATTTAGGGCAGGGAAACATAACAATTCCTATCATTTATCTGTTTGAAACAAGTAAAGATGGGGAAAAAGTTAAAGAGATCATCAATAATAGAGAACTCACAAGAGAAAATCTTGAATATATTACAAGTTTATTATATAGTAATGGTGCTATCTCATATACCTACTCATTAGCTAAAGAAGAAATAAAAAAAGCAATAATATGTTTAGAAGAAATGCCAGATGTAGAGGTTAAGAAGACCCTTTCTCGATTAACATACTTTATCTCAGAAAGAAAAGAATAA
- a CDS encoding COG2426 family protein → MEILDMLKVIIFSALPVIEIRGGIPLGLSLGFNSWQAYSLSALGNILVIFPIFIILNWLGEFFKKVPVLNTIFNNSTERVLKRKDQYVKYGKYVLYLFVAIPLPTTGAWTASLAAYIFKIPFRDSFWIISLGVLTSGIIILIISHTTLSFF, encoded by the coding sequence ATGGAAATTTTGGATATGTTAAAAGTAATAATCTTCTCGGCACTACCAGTTATCGAAATAAGAGGTGGAATCCCACTTGGCCTCAGCTTAGGCTTCAATAGCTGGCAGGCTTACAGCTTAAGTGCTTTGGGCAACATATTAGTAATCTTTCCTATATTTATAATATTAAATTGGCTGGGAGAATTTTTTAAAAAAGTTCCTGTATTAAACACTATATTCAACAATTCTACTGAAAGAGTCCTTAAAAGAAAAGATCAATATGTAAAATACGGCAAATATGTCTTATACTTATTTGTTGCGATTCCTCTTCCTACTACTGGAGCCTGGACTGCTAGTCTTGCAGCATATATATTCAAAATACCATTTAGAGATTCTTTTTGGATCATATCCCTTGGAGTTTTAACCTCAGGTATAATAATATTAATTATATCCCATACAACTTTAAGTTTCTTTTAA
- a CDS encoding rhomboid family intramembrane serine protease: MIPLKDNIKSKSFPLVTIFLILMNVSIFAFQFLLDFELEILLINVLGFVPHRISLDLSLYPLVTFVTSTFLHGSLLHLLGNMLYLWIFGDNVEDRLGKFGFLFFYIVVGVIGNIAHYLYNPLSTQPAIGASGAVAGILGAYFVFYPYAKILTLIPLGFFITAFHVPAVLFLGIWILLQTINALLTLPGAAISIAWWAHIGGFMGGFFLGILNSISKS, from the coding sequence ATGATCCCATTAAAAGATAATATAAAATCAAAAAGCTTTCCACTAGTTACAATATTTTTGATTTTGATGAATGTATCAATATTTGCATTCCAGTTTTTATTGGATTTTGAATTGGAGATTTTACTTATAAATGTGCTAGGGTTTGTGCCCCATAGAATTTCTTTAGATTTGTCATTATATCCTTTAGTAACTTTTGTTACTTCAACCTTTTTGCATGGAAGCTTACTGCATTTGCTTGGTAATATGCTTTATTTATGGATATTTGGTGATAATGTTGAAGATCGATTAGGCAAATTCGGATTTTTGTTCTTTTATATAGTAGTTGGAGTAATTGGCAACATTGCTCATTATCTTTATAATCCTCTGTCAACACAGCCGGCTATAGGAGCAAGTGGCGCAGTGGCAGGTATATTAGGAGCCTATTTTGTTTTTTACCCTTATGCTAAAATATTAACTTTAATCCCCCTTGGTTTTTTTATTACAGCATTTCATGTACCCGCAGTTTTATTTCTTGGAATTTGGATATTGCTTCAAACGATTAATGCTTTGTTAACACTTCCTGGTGCTGCAATCTCTATAGCCTGGTGGGCACATATCGGTGGTTTTATGGGAGGTTTTTTCCTGGGGATTTTAAATTCAATTTCTAAATCTTGA
- the dapG gene encoding aspartate kinase — MEIVVQKFGGTSVATEQEREYAIKKVSEVYEKGDLPVVVVSAMGQKGSPYATDTLLSLTKREISSSRDKDLLLSCGEIISSVIFSQELRDLGYPAQAMTGPQAGIKTDDAFGNARIEAVKSSALNSLIEENVIPVVAGFQGATSEGDITTLGRGGSDTTAVALGVFLNVDRVEIYTDVDSLMTADPRLVSEAKPIHEINFTELLNLAQEGSKIIHPRAVQIAMENHVPLYITCAKGSSRGTKVSWQTDDESPTWDQGRVISGLAHMDEISQIIIKPREGELTMDLQCQIFAKLARKDVSVDLINVLTTGVYLTVADDKVEQAINALEDLPVETDILKNCTKISLVGHGMKGVSGVMERIFETLKNEEVPVLQTADSNTTVSCLIPKDKKKAALNGLHKTFSL, encoded by the coding sequence GTGGAAATTGTAGTGCAAAAATTCGGTGGTACTTCCGTTGCTACTGAACAGGAAAGAGAATATGCTATCAAAAAAGTTTCTGAAGTATATGAAAAAGGTGATTTGCCGGTTGTTGTTGTATCTGCAATGGGTCAAAAAGGATCCCCCTATGCCACAGATACTCTTTTGTCGTTAACCAAAAGAGAAATTAGTTCTTCTAGGGATAAAGATTTACTTCTATCTTGTGGAGAAATAATTTCTAGTGTAATATTTAGTCAGGAACTAAGAGATCTTGGATACCCGGCCCAAGCTATGACAGGACCTCAGGCAGGAATTAAGACTGATGATGCTTTTGGTAATGCGAGAATAGAAGCAGTAAAATCTTCTGCACTTAATTCATTAATTGAGGAGAATGTTATTCCTGTAGTTGCCGGTTTTCAAGGAGCAACTTCTGAAGGAGACATAACGACTCTAGGGCGCGGGGGAAGCGATACTACTGCTGTAGCTTTAGGTGTTTTTCTTAATGTTGATAGGGTTGAAATTTATACAGATGTAGATTCTTTGATGACAGCTGACCCCAGGCTGGTTTCTGAAGCAAAGCCTATCCACGAAATTAATTTTACTGAGCTTTTGAACTTAGCTCAGGAAGGGTCTAAAATTATACATCCAAGAGCGGTGCAGATAGCTATGGAAAATCATGTTCCACTTTATATAACATGTGCAAAAGGGAGTTCTAGAGGGACAAAGGTTTCCTGGCAAACCGATGATGAATCACCTACCTGGGATCAGGGTAGAGTAATATCAGGGCTTGCTCATATGGATGAAATTTCGCAAATTATAATTAAACCCCGAGAAGGGGAACTGACTATGGACTTGCAGTGTCAAATATTTGCTAAACTAGCCAGGAAAGATGTAAGCGTTGATTTGATAAATGTTTTGACAACTGGTGTTTACTTGACTGTTGCAGATGACAAAGTAGAACAGGCGATAAATGCTTTAGAAGATCTTCCTGTAGAAACAGATATACTAAAGAACTGTACAAAAATTTCTTTGGTTGGACACGGTATGAAAGGTGTTTCAGGAGTAATGGAGCGGATTTTTGAAACCTTAAAAAATGAAGAAGTGCCAGTGCTTCAAACAGCTGACTCTAATACTACTGTATCTTGTCTAATACCTAAAGATAAGAAAAAAGCAGCTCTAAATGGTCTTCACAAAACTTTTTCATTATGA